A region from the Candidatus Electrothrix scaldis genome encodes:
- a CDS encoding DNA repair exonuclease, whose translation MFKFIHAADIHLDSPLRGLSRYESAPAESIRDACRRAFENLVDLAIEEKVDFVLLAGDLYDGDWKDYSTGIFLSKQMGRLGRHNIRVFAVSGNHDAANRMTKSLDSPTNMKIFSPRKVETVRLENLGVAIHGRSFPTQHVDENLAADFCPAEKGLFNVGLLHTSLGGREGHAPYAPCSLDDLRSKGYQYWALGHIHKQEIVEKEPHIIFPGCIQGRHIRETGAKGCVLVAVDDGTVADIEKISLDVLRWSLCDIDLTDVDEKRKVVERVRKSIEQERTLAEDRPLAMRIRLHGATGIADELAADPDRIEQEIKALGAETAGDDLWIERVENATTGKLDLESTLADDNAIGRLLKEILQITQGTDDIDGLDNKIAELRQKVPAEALGDESIVNLDDEQTVPRIIEEAKHMLIGRLLSAGGTK comes from the coding sequence ATGTTCAAATTTATTCATGCAGCCGATATTCATTTAGACAGCCCATTACGCGGCTTATCCCGATACGAGTCTGCTCCTGCCGAATCCATCCGTGATGCCTGCCGGCGTGCGTTTGAGAATCTGGTGGACCTTGCAATAGAGGAGAAAGTGGACTTTGTTCTGTTGGCCGGTGATCTGTATGACGGCGACTGGAAAGATTACAGCACAGGTATATTTCTCAGCAAACAGATGGGCCGGTTGGGGCGGCACAACATCCGGGTATTTGCGGTGTCCGGCAATCATGATGCAGCAAATCGAATGACAAAATCCTTGGACAGCCCCACGAATATGAAAATATTTTCTCCAAGGAAAGTTGAAACGGTCAGGTTGGAAAACCTTGGTGTGGCGATTCACGGACGCAGCTTTCCGACCCAACATGTTGACGAAAATCTGGCTGCGGATTTTTGCCCTGCGGAAAAGGGATTGTTCAATGTCGGCCTCTTGCATACAAGCCTTGGCGGTCGTGAAGGCCATGCTCCTTATGCGCCGTGCTCATTGGATGATCTTCGTTCCAAGGGCTATCAATATTGGGCGTTGGGCCACATACATAAACAGGAGATTGTTGAAAAAGAACCGCATATTATTTTTCCCGGCTGCATTCAGGGCCGTCATATTCGTGAAACCGGTGCCAAGGGCTGTGTCCTTGTTGCTGTGGATGACGGTACTGTTGCTGACATAGAAAAAATATCCCTGGATGTGCTGAGATGGTCCTTGTGCGATATTGATTTGACTGATGTCGATGAAAAACGCAAGGTGGTTGAGCGTGTTCGAAAAAGCATTGAACAGGAACGGACACTCGCTGAAGACCGGCCTCTTGCTATGCGGATACGCCTGCACGGGGCCACCGGGATTGCGGATGAACTTGCGGCTGATCCTGACAGAATTGAACAGGAAATAAAGGCCCTTGGTGCCGAAACCGCTGGCGACGATTTATGGATAGAGCGAGTAGAGAATGCAACCACTGGTAAACTTGATTTGGAATCAACGCTGGCAGATGATAACGCTATAGGGAGATTGCTGAAAGAAATTCTGCAGATCACCCAAGGTACGGACGATATTGACGGCTTGGACAACAAGATCGCGGAACTCAGACAAAAGGTACCTGCCGAGGCACTTGGCGATGAATCCATTGTAAATCTGGATGACGAGCAAACCGTCCCTCGAATTATTGAAGAAGCAAAGCACATGTTGATCGGCAGGTTGCTTTCAGCAGGAGGAACAAAATGA
- a CDS encoding AAA family ATPase: MAKIEGFRIKNFRSLKDVTLGRLWNQQKAKPLTPMTAVIGKNGVGKSTLFDAFGFLADALRSGVEEACDSRGRGGFKRIRAQGQKEPIEFEMYYKEGGNARPITYELALDIDNSGRPFVLKERLRQRRKGQKHGWPFSFLVLNKGKGIAWKGDKEGRQIKEDQGNFDLFGLMESIQSSESEEESKETEVVELEDIRKLGIATLGSLKQHPRISAFRKFIEGWYLSYFTPDAARSLPLAGPQKHLNIHGDNLGNVVQFMEREHPKRFQLILNRIAEKIPGIDKIETEATNDDRLLLRFNDKGFQDPFYSQQMSDGTLKVFAYLLLLEDPTPPPFLCIEEPENGLYHKLLESLAQEFREHATGRKGGSQVFITTHQPYLVDALEPSEVWILEKGPDGFSSIRRASQDETVKNLVAEGLPLGGLWYSDYLDAR, encoded by the coding sequence ATGGCAAAGATAGAAGGATTCAGAATCAAGAATTTCAGGTCGTTGAAGGATGTTACTCTTGGACGGCTTTGGAATCAGCAAAAGGCGAAACCTCTCACGCCCATGACTGCGGTTATTGGTAAAAACGGTGTCGGGAAAAGTACCCTCTTTGATGCCTTCGGTTTTTTGGCGGATGCCTTGAGATCAGGAGTTGAAGAAGCCTGCGACTCTCGCGGTCGTGGCGGCTTTAAGCGAATCAGGGCGCAAGGTCAAAAAGAACCTATCGAATTCGAGATGTATTACAAGGAAGGGGGGAACGCACGGCCTATTACCTATGAACTTGCTCTTGATATAGATAATTCCGGTCGTCCCTTTGTCCTGAAAGAGCGTCTCAGGCAAAGGCGCAAAGGACAAAAACATGGCTGGCCCTTTTCATTTCTTGTCTTGAATAAAGGAAAGGGGATCGCATGGAAAGGCGATAAGGAAGGGCGTCAAATCAAGGAAGATCAAGGAAACTTTGATCTGTTTGGCCTGATGGAATCCATTCAGTCAAGTGAATCCGAGGAAGAATCCAAAGAAACTGAAGTTGTCGAACTTGAGGATATACGCAAGCTCGGCATCGCAACCCTGGGGTCGTTGAAACAGCATCCAAGGATTTCAGCCTTTCGCAAATTCATCGAAGGATGGTACCTCAGTTACTTCACTCCTGATGCCGCCCGCAGTCTGCCACTCGCAGGACCGCAGAAACACCTCAACATCCACGGTGATAATCTTGGCAATGTGGTCCAGTTTATGGAACGGGAGCACCCCAAGCGTTTTCAATTGATTCTCAACCGGATCGCTGAAAAAATACCCGGTATCGACAAGATTGAAACGGAAGCGACCAACGACGATCGCCTCCTTCTTCGCTTTAATGACAAGGGCTTTCAAGACCCGTTTTATTCCCAACAGATGTCTGACGGAACCCTGAAGGTCTTTGCCTATCTCCTGTTATTGGAAGATCCGACCCCTCCGCCCTTTTTATGCATTGAAGAACCGGAAAACGGATTATATCATAAGCTCCTTGAATCATTAGCTCAGGAATTTCGTGAACACGCAACAGGCCGCAAAGGGGGATCTCAGGTCTTCATCACCACCCATCAACCTTATCTCGTTGATGCCTTGGAACCTTCTGAGGTCTGGATTCTGGAAAAAGGCCCGGATGGTTTCTCAAGTATCCGCAGGGCAAGCCAAGACGAAACAGTGAAGAACCTGGTTGCCGAGGGCCTGCCCTTGGGCGGGCTTTGGTACAGCGATTATTTAGATGCGAGGTAA
- a CDS encoding methyltransferase domain-containing protein produces MKNNHPAWLFDESKQIGVDYTDNAIATEYDKQHEGFRDFRKEAESIFTDLNLSADSIVLDIGCGTGGLSIHFARMCKHVYSVDVSGEMIAVLKQKMQRDGINNITPVQSGFLTYDHQGDPPDAIIASVTLHHLPDFWKQIALCRLFDFLKPGGKLFLADVVFDFAPQAYEEHIKSWLKRMEEIAGKSMADETVTHVRDEFSTWNWIIKGMLERAGFTTEKSFEIMTHTHAYVCSKQ; encoded by the coding sequence ATGAAGAATAACCATCCAGCATGGCTTTTTGATGAATCAAAACAGATAGGCGTAGATTATACAGACAATGCTATCGCCACTGAATACGACAAGCAACATGAAGGCTTTCGTGATTTCAGGAAAGAAGCAGAGAGCATATTCACAGATCTCAACCTGTCCGCAGATTCAATAGTCCTTGATATCGGATGCGGCACAGGAGGCTTATCAATTCACTTTGCCCGAATGTGTAAGCACGTTTATTCAGTCGATGTTTCAGGAGAAATGATAGCCGTCCTCAAACAAAAGATGCAACGAGATGGGATAAACAACATAACTCCAGTGCAATCAGGCTTCCTGACATACGATCATCAAGGCGATCCTCCTGATGCAATTATTGCCAGCGTGACATTACATCACCTGCCTGACTTCTGGAAACAAATCGCCCTATGCAGACTGTTTGATTTTCTCAAACCCGGCGGAAAGCTCTTCTTAGCAGATGTTGTTTTTGACTTTGCCCCTCAAGCCTATGAAGAACACATCAAGAGCTGGCTGAAGAGGATGGAAGAAATTGCAGGAAAAAGCATGGCAGATGAAACGGTGACGCATGTACGTGATGAGTTCAGTACCTGGAATTGGATTATAAAAGGAATGCTTGAGCGTGCCGGATTTACCACAGAAAAATCATTTGAGATTATGACACATACACATGCTTATGTATGTTCAAAGCAATGA
- a CDS encoding amidohydrolase family protein: protein MFDEFALFDSHFHIIDPLYPLVPNNGYVPEPFTHANYLARLSNYNLIGGAIVSGSFQAFDQGYLLSALESLGSGFVGVTQLPYSTSDEYIVKLHASGVKALRFNLYRGGSETLEHMVSMANRIYELVGWHIELYVDSTDLEHLFSTLIQLPSVSIDHLGMRKSGFTHLLKLAENGVKIKATGFGRIDFDATQAIVELYNANPDSLMFGTDLPSTRAQVPFQDSDFSKVADALGTVAAKKVFSKNAIEFYKPTFQ from the coding sequence TTGTTTGACGAATTCGCATTATTTGATAGCCATTTTCATATTATTGATCCGCTTTATCCATTAGTGCCGAATAATGGATATGTGCCTGAACCATTTACGCATGCAAACTATTTAGCGAGGTTGTCGAATTATAATCTTATAGGTGGTGCTATAGTTTCTGGTTCTTTTCAAGCATTCGATCAAGGGTATCTGCTATCAGCGTTAGAATCTTTAGGTTCTGGCTTTGTTGGCGTTACTCAATTGCCATATTCAACATCCGATGAATATATAGTCAAACTTCATGCATCAGGAGTGAAGGCGTTGAGATTTAACCTATATCGCGGTGGTTCCGAAACTCTTGAACATATGGTTTCAATGGCAAATAGAATCTACGAACTGGTTGGCTGGCATATTGAATTGTACGTGGATTCAACTGACCTTGAACATTTATTTTCAACTTTAATACAACTACCTTCCGTGAGTATTGATCATCTGGGCATGAGAAAAAGCGGGTTCACTCATTTGCTCAAGCTTGCGGAGAACGGTGTGAAAATTAAAGCTACTGGTTTTGGTCGCATTGATTTTGATGCGACGCAGGCCATTGTTGAACTCTACAACGCAAATCCCGATTCATTGATGTTTGGAACTGATTTACCATCAACAAGAGCACAAGTTCCTTTTCAGGATAGTGATTTTAGCAAGGTAGCGGACGCACTCGGAACTGTGGCTGCAAAAAAGGTATTTAGCAAAAATGCTATTGAGTTTTATAAACCAACGTTTCAGTAA
- a CDS encoding transposase, whose amino-acid sequence MKKEPVKRYSQALKQQVVREYEEGVSIYSLRQKYGIGAHGTVERWIKKFGRSGYRAEVVHIQTVEDQLEFKAMKSRIKELESQKKEINNLCLCPSFR is encoded by the coding sequence ATGAAAAAAGAACCTGTCAAACGTTACAGCCAGGCACTTAAACAACAGGTTGTCAGAGAGTACGAAGAGGGCGTCAGCATCTACAGCTTGCGTCAGAAATATGGCATTGGCGCTCACGGCACCGTAGAGCGATGGATTAAGAAGTTTGGCCGTTCCGGTTACCGCGCCGAGGTTGTGCATATCCAAACGGTTGAAGATCAGCTTGAATTTAAAGCAATGAAAAGCCGGATCAAGGAGCTGGAATCTCAAAAGAAAGAAATCAACAACTTATGTTTATGCCCTTCTTTCAGGTGA